The sequence TTCGTGCGCGTCCAGGTGCGCCCGGCGTCGTCGGAGCGGTATACGCCACCCGCGGGCTCCGCCTCGATCAGCGCCCACACGCGCATGGGATCCGCCGGGGAGACGGTCACACCCACCTTGCCCACGACGCCTTCCGGGAGACCGCCGCGGAGCTGCGTCCAGGTGTCCCCGCCATCCGTGGACTTGTAGACGCCGCCGTCCTCCGCACCCGAGATCATGGCCCAGGGCTTCCGCTCCCCCCGCCACATCCCGGCGTAGAGCTCGCGCGGGTTCTTCGGGTTCATCGCCAGGGAGGACGCGCCGGTGGAATCGCTGACGGCCAGCACGTGCTCCCACGTGCTGCCGCCGTCGCGCGAACGGAAGATGCCGCGCTCCGGGTTCTTGCCGAACGCATGCCCGAGCGCCGCGACGTACACGAGGTCCGCGTCCTTCGGGTGCACCACGATGCGGCTGATCTGCCCGGCTTCCGGCAGGCCGATGAAGGACCAGGTGCCGCCGCCGTCGGTGGACTTCCACATCCCGCGTCCGTGCGACGTGTTGCCGCGGATGTCGGCGGAGCCCAGCCCGACGTACAGCACGTTGGGGTCCGAGTCGGGCACGGCCACGGCACCCACGGAGCCGCCGAACCATCCGTCGGAGAGGTTGGTCCAGCTCACGCCGTTGTCGGTGCTCTGCCAGACGCCGCCTCCCGTGACGCCCATCACCCAACGGTCGGGATCGTCCAGGAAGCCGGTCGCGGCCGTGGAGCGGCCGCCCCGGTAGGGGCCGACCATGCGGTAGTCGAGCCCCGCGAACGCCAGCGTGTCGAAGGGGGCCTGGGCGCGCGCGTCCGCGGGGAGAGCCGCGAGGGCGGTGGCCAGGGAGAGCAGGGCGAGGGACGGGGAGAGGCGACGCACGGGACACTCCGGCAGGGGTCGGACCGATCGGTCCGGAGCCTAGAGCCGAGGTCGCAGGCCCGTCAATCCGACGAGCGGGCCTGGGGCGTGGCGCGCGCGGGGTGGGTCAGGAGCATGCGCCCGAACACCAGCGCGAGCAGCAGGTGCAGGGCGGCCGCGGCCCACACCACCAGCGAGCCCGCGGGCGCCGCCCTGGCCAGGGCCAGGCCGGCCACCAGCGCGTACGTGAGGTTCCCGATGGTGACGGCCCGGCCGTAGATGCCGCCCAGCACGCTGCCGCGCGCCGTCCAGGCCACCATCGCGAACGCGAAGTACAACGCCCCCATGACCTGGAGGACGAGCAGGCCGCCAGGGCCAGGGGACGCGCCTGCCGCCCATTGCGCGAGCTCGGCGGGCAGGAAGGTCAGCGCCACGCCCGCCACGCCGAAGAGCACGGCGACGAAGGTCATCAGGAGGTGGGTGGGCATGGGCGCTCGGGGTCGTGGTGCGCGGGAGGGGCTCATCTTTCCAAACCCGCGGGGCGCCCGATGGGTGCCCCGGGCGCGCCCCATGGAGGCCGTCCCCAGCCGACTCGCGGGAGCCCGGGTGCGGACGTCCGGGATCTAGTCCACCCGGAGCGTCTCCATCGGGTCGAGCCGCGCGGCGCGGAGCGCGGGCAGGAGGCCCGCGCTGAGCGCCACCAGCAGGAGCGCCAGGCCCGACGTGCCCAGCGCCACCGGATCGCCGGGGCCCACGCCGTAGAGGAGACTTCCCACCCACGGGTTCGTGGCCCACGCCAGCGGCAGACCGACCAGCAGGCCGGTTCCCGCCAGCCCCAACACCTGTCGCAGGATCATCCACAGGATCTGCGGGGGCCGGGCGCCTACCGCGACCCGCACGCCGATCTCGCGTGTGCGACGTGACACCGCGTAGGACGTGACTCCGTGCAGCCCGATGCTCGCGAGCAGCAACGCGAATCCCCCGAAGAGGGCGAGCAATCGGGTGAAGACCCGCTCCTTCGCGCTCGTCTGCGCCATGAGATCGCTCTGCGTGCGGAGCGCAGGGACCGGCAGGTCCGGATGGACCTGCGCCACGGCGTCCCGCAGCCGGGGCTCGAGCGCGGCCACGGGCACGTCCGTGCGTAGCACGAGGGTGTGGCCCCCATACCCGTTCCGCTGAAGGGCGGACTCGTAGAGCGTCGGTGGGACGGCGTCGCGCTGGCTCCGGTACGGCGTGTCTCCCACCACACCCACCACCTGCACGTCGCGTCCCCCCACGCGGATCGTGCGACCGAGCGGAGAGGCGCCCGCGAACAGCGCACGGACCGCGGTCTCGTTCACAGCGGCCACCGGAGGCGCGTCGGGACCGTCCTGCAGGCCGGGGACCCGACCCGCCACGAGCGGCACGCCCAGCGTCTCCAGGTAGGCGGGGCCCACGGCGTTGCGGTACACCATGTGGCGTTCGCCGTCCACGGTCGCCGGCCCGTTGGAGGCGATCCCGGACAGCAGCGCGTTCTCCAGCAACGTGACCGAGCGGACGCCGGGCACGGCGCGCACCCGCTCCAGCAGGCGCACGTAGAGGGCCGGGTAGTCCGCCTCCGAGCCGAGGACGAACCCGGGATCGATCTGGAAGGCTACGAGCCCGGCGGGCTCGAAGCCCAGCTCCACGCGGCCGAGGTTCGCCACCGTGCGGAGGAGGAGGGCCGCGCCCACGACCAGCGGAACGGAGACGGCCACCTGCAGCGCGATCAGCACGCGCCCGACCGTGAGCCGCGGGGTGGAGGAGCCGACCACGCGTGCGCGGGCCCCGGTGAGCCCGTCCACGTCCGAGACACGCAGCGCCGGCAGAAGGCCGAACAGCACCGTGCAGCCCAGCCCCAGCACCACGCTCGCCGCCAGCACCCCCGGATCCAGCACCACCTGCGTATCGGCGCCGGCGGGCGCGCCCGCGCCCAGGCTGCCGGTAACCAGCCCGCGGATCAGACCGCGGGCGCCGAGGGCCAATGCCACCCCGGCGATCGTGCCCGCGAGGCCGAGCACGAGGCTCTCCAGCAGCATCTGGCGCACCAGACGATGGCGTTCGCCCCCGAGCGCACGGCGGACCACCAGCTCGCCCTGGCGCCGCACCCCGCGAGCCAGCATCAACCCGGCCAGATTGACGCAGGCGATCAACAGCACGATCCCCACCACGCCGAGCATCAACCAGAGGAGACGCGCAGTCTCCGGTCGGATCGGTTGTGCGCCACGCGCGCCGGAAAGGAGCGCGAGCTCGGGCTGCTGGCCCGCCTGGACCGTCAAGGGCGAAGACGCCGTGCGGAGCGCGCGCTCGAGCGCCGTGCGCAGCACTGCGTCGGCCCCGCCCGGCGGCACGCGCGCCATGACCCGGAGCCAGAAGACATCCTCGGCGCTGAAGAGCGAGCCGTCGCTCCACATGCGAGGATACACCACCGGCTGCGCGGCCAGGGGCAGCGTGACTTCGGTCTGCGGGAAGAAGCCGCCGGCGGAGAGGCCCACGAATCCGGCGGCGCTCACGCCCACGACCTCGGCGGGCCGGCTGTTGATGCGCACGGTACGTCCGACCACCGTGGAATCACCGCCGAAGGCGCGCATCCAGAAGGCGTGGCTCAGGACCACCGCCAGGGATGCGTCCGGACGATCGTCCGTGTCGTCCAGGCCGCGGCCCAGTGCCATCGGCACGCGCAGCCCGGAGAAGTAGCGGCCATCCACCAGCGCACCGCCGGCGTGGAGCGCGGGTCCATCGGGCATGCCGATGCTGACGCCGCGCAGGAACGC is a genomic window of Gemmatimonadota bacterium containing:
- a CDS encoding ABC transporter permease is translated as MLQGWGSDLRWVLRVLRRSPAFTAIAVLSLALGIGANTAMLGVVRSLLLEPLPVEQPYELRLVGWEHPGDLTISQIGSADYPDARTGRVYRSNLSYPLYRALRDAAPAEAGLFAFAFLRGVSIGMPDGPALHAGGALVDGRYFSGLRVPMALGRGLDDTDDRPDASLAVVLSHAFWMRAFGGDSTVVGRTVRINSRPAEVVGVSAAGFVGLSAGGFFPQTEVTLPLAAQPVVYPRMWSDGSLFSAEDVFWLRVMARVPPGGADAVLRTALERALRTASSPLTVQAGQQPELALLSGARGAQPIRPETARLLWLMLGVVGIVLLIACVNLAGLMLARGVRRQGELVVRRALGGERHRLVRQMLLESLVLGLAGTIAGVALALGARGLIRGLVTGSLGAGAPAGADTQVVLDPGVLAASVVLGLGCTVLFGLLPALRVSDVDGLTGARARVVGSSTPRLTVGRVLIALQVAVSVPLVVGAALLLRTVANLGRVELGFEPAGLVAFQIDPGFVLGSEADYPALYVRLLERVRAVPGVRSVTLLENALLSGIASNGPATVDGERHMVYRNAVGPAYLETLGVPLVAGRVPGLQDGPDAPPVAAVNETAVRALFAGASPLGRTIRVGGRDVQVVGVVGDTPYRSQRDAVPPTLYESALQRNGYGGHTLVLRTDVPVAALEPRLRDAVAQVHPDLPVPALRTQSDLMAQTSAKERVFTRLLALFGGFALLLASIGLHGVTSYAVSRRTREIGVRVAVGARPPQILWMILRQVLGLAGTGLLVGLPLAWATNPWVGSLLYGVGPGDPVALGTSGLALLLVALSAGLLPALRAARLDPMETLRVD